The nucleotide sequence GGCGATCGCGCGGGCGGGACGTGGGTGCGACTTCGGCGGGTCGGGACCGATGCCTCGTCCGTCAGGGGCGGAACTTCGTTGTGGCGACGGTCCGTTGCGGGCGGGGGCCGGTTGGGTGGAGCGGTCGGAAGTTTGGTGGTGGGGGCGGGTCAGCGGGCGCCGGCGGGGACTCGGGTGCGTTGGCGGCCGATGGTCGCGCGGGTGCGGCCGGAGCCTCGGCCCGCCGCGGTCGTGCGGCTCACGACGCGGCCTCGGCGCAGCACGATGCGGTCGCGCGGCGCGGTCAGGACCGCCTCGGCGAGGCTGCTCGCGCGGACCGCCAGCAGGTCGGCCACCGCGCCCGGTTCGGGACCGGCGTCGGGCAGGCCCATGATGCGGCGGGCGTCGCTGCTGACGGCGGCGTAGGCCTGCTCCACCGACAGATTGCCCGTGGCGACCAGCAGCGACGCGACCTCCAGAGCGTCGCCACGGCCCATCGTGTGCAGCGCGTCGCGCAGGTGGTCGCCGCCCGCGGCGAACGGAACGCCCGCGTCCAGCAGCGCGTGCAGCGATGCCGGTCCGCCGCAGGGCGCGAGGCCGCGGAAGCCCCGGTCGGTGCGTGTGTCCGTGAGCGCGTCCATCCGGGAGTCGCCGCGCGGCGCGGACGGCAGGCCGACCACGGCCATGCGCGACGCCGCGATCGCCTCGACGACCTTGGCCAGCGCGGGCGGGCGCAGCATGCCGAGACTGGCACAGTGGCTCGCGGTCACCTGGCGGCCGAAGCCCGAGGCGCGCAGCAGCCGGGCCAAGTCCGCGACGGCCAGCACCCGGTGGTCGGGCTGGTCGTCCAGGTGCAGGTCCAGGTCGACTTCGGCGCGGTCCGCGAGCCGCAGCAGGCGACGGGTCTCGCCGCGCGGATCGGGCGAACTGTGCGGCCGTCCGCCGAGCAGCGCCGCCCCCGCGGCGAACGCGTCCAGCGCGGCACGGTCGGACAGCCCCGGCGAGGCCACGGCGACGATCTGCAGGTCGAGGACGCGTTGGAGGTCTTCGCGGAGTTCGCGCAGGACCTCGATGACGCGCAGCGGCGCGCCCACGCCGAAGTCGACGTGCGTGCGCACCGAGGTGACGCCGTTCGCGGACAGCTCCTGGAGCGTGGCCCGCGCGCGGCGCCGCAGGTCGGCGACGCCGTACCGGGTGGGGGCCGCGCGCCACGAACGCACCGCGCCGTCACGGCCGTCCGGGTCGCTGCCGACCGGTTCCCAGCTGAGCGCGCGGTCGAGGTGCAGGTGGGGTTCCGCCGGGGCGGGCAGCAGCAGGTATCCGGTCAGGTCGATCGCCGCCTGACCGAGGTCGGGTATGCCGACGGGGCTGACGTGGCTGACGGCGCCGTGCCGCAGGACGACGTTGCGGACGCGACCGTCGGGCAGTGTCGCTCCGGTCAATGTGGTCGTTTCGGTCACGGCTTCTCCTCGTGCGCCGGGCGTGCGCGGACGTGTTCCGGTGCGGGGATACGGAGGGAACAGTCTTGTCCGACTACTCTGGGGGCGGGCTGTTGCCGCAGGGTTACCTGAGGGTTACGTGCCGGGAGGCGGCGCGGGAATGCGGTGCGGAACCGCAGGTCCGAGGGGTCTCGGACAGGGTGCGGTCTTGGTCACAGTCGGTTGTCGTCGCCCGGCCACCGTGCGGTGGGGCGGCCGTCCGGAGCCGGGAAGCGCTCGGTCCGGAGCGCCGTTCCGCGCCAAACCGTAGCCTTCGAGGCGGTGTCGCACCAGGGCCTGATGGCCTATCAGGCGTCGAATTCGGTCGGCCGAATAGTGACGGTGAAGTCGGGAGCGGCGGCCGAATTCCGTTGGGCCGGGCAGGACGGCCTCCTTACTGTGGACGTGTGCCGACGACGACGAACTCCCCGACCCACGCCGCCCCCGCCGCCCCCGACGGCGGCGACGAGCCCTGGCCCACGACGGCCGAGGAAGCCCGCGCGCTGCAGGACCGGCTGCGTCCCCTCGTGGACGCCACCGGCCCCGGACCGGCACGGGTGCGGCGGGTCGCCGGGCTGGACGTGGCCTATGCGGAGGACTCGGACCGGCTCGCGGCGGCGGTCGTGGTGCTGGACGCCGCGACGCTCACCGTCGTCGAACGCTCGGTGGTCCGGGGGCGGGCGCAATTCCCTTACGTGCCCGGCCTTTTCGCGTTCCGTGAGCTGCCGTCGCTGTTGGCCGCGCTGGACGGCCTCGCGGTGGCGCCGGACTTGCTGGTGTGCGACGGGCAAGGCCTCGCCCACCCGCGCCGGTTCGGGCTGGCCTGCCACGTCGGCGTGCATACCGGCATCCCGAGTATCGGTGTCGGGAAGACGGCCTTCGTGGGGACGTACGACGCGCCCGCCCCCGAGCGCGGGTCCGCGTCCGATCTCGTGCTGGACGGCGAGACCGTCGGCGCGGTCCTGCGCACACAGCACGGTGTGAAGCCGGTGTTCGTCTCGGTCGGCCACGGCCTCGACCTCGCGACCGCGTGCCGCCACGTCCTGGCGCTGAGTCCGCGCTTCCGGCTGCCGGAGACGACGCGGCAGGCGGACCGCGCGTGCCGGGACGCGCTCGCCGAGGGGGAGGCGGACGCGGTCGAGCGGACGGGCGTGCGGGCCGGGGAGTAGGCGAAGTACCGTCCGAGGCCGGTGACTTCGCGACATCCGACGCCGCGCCGACAGGAGCCGGGCCGCCCGGGCGCACCCGGCGATCGCGGCGGCCGGGTTCGGACGGGCGCGCCGCACACGCGCATGCCGCCACGGCCGCCGCCTCGCGCAGCCCGTGTCGGGCTTCGCAGGGGAGTGCCGCATGGGTGCGCACGCGGAGGCGCCCGCCCCCGGTGGTCCGGGGGCGGGCGCGTGGCGGGTGGTGCCGTGCGGCTAGCTACTCCGTGGCGATCGCGTTGAGGACGTTCATCCGCGATGCGCGCAGCGCGGGCAGCAGCGCCGCGAGCAGGCCGACGATCGCCGCCAGGACGACCACGGTGATCACGGTCGGCCAGGGGATCGTCAGGACGTCCAGGCCTTCCGAGGCGAGCAGCCGTTGGGCGACGATGCCCCACGCGAGCCCGAGGAT is from Yinghuangia sp. ASG 101 and encodes:
- a CDS encoding amidohydrolase family protein, producing the protein MTETTTLTGATLPDGRVRNVVLRHGAVSHVSPVGIPDLGQAAIDLTGYLLLPAPAEPHLHLDRALSWEPVGSDPDGRDGAVRSWRAAPTRYGVADLRRRARATLQELSANGVTSVRTHVDFGVGAPLRVIEVLRELREDLQRVLDLQIVAVASPGLSDRAALDAFAAGAALLGGRPHSSPDPRGETRRLLRLADRAEVDLDLHLDDQPDHRVLAVADLARLLRASGFGRQVTASHCASLGMLRPPALAKVVEAIAASRMAVVGLPSAPRGDSRMDALTDTRTDRGFRGLAPCGGPASLHALLDAGVPFAAGGDHLRDALHTMGRGDALEVASLLVATGNLSVEQAYAAVSSDARRIMGLPDAGPEPGAVADLLAVRASSLAEAVLTAPRDRIVLRRGRVVSRTTAAGRGSGRTRATIGRQRTRVPAGAR
- a CDS encoding endonuclease V, producing MPTTTNSPTHAAPAAPDGGDEPWPTTAEEARALQDRLRPLVDATGPGPARVRRVAGLDVAYAEDSDRLAAAVVVLDAATLTVVERSVVRGRAQFPYVPGLFAFRELPSLLAALDGLAVAPDLLVCDGQGLAHPRRFGLACHVGVHTGIPSIGVGKTAFVGTYDAPAPERGSASDLVLDGETVGAVLRTQHGVKPVFVSVGHGLDLATACRHVLALSPRFRLPETTRQADRACRDALAEGEADAVERTGVRAGE